A single region of the Pseudomonas solani genome encodes:
- a CDS encoding GspL/Epsl periplasmic domain-containing protein, translating to MGRPRGAAAGRAHTPRGVPLAAAGGRRATGHRPAPGRIRPTERQARARRRPGAGRRSRRGAQLAQDLLHRHWLEQGSATLQQANLDEWQRRFPEERRVVDLGRQVQARLVAAQRPAQGLANGLESLANSWSAGGGSLARVQRLDYQAGEGWTLRVEAGSFADIERLREGLASQGLEVQADSSVRSAQGVSTRLRIAE from the coding sequence ATGGGACGCCCTCGCGGAGCTGCTGCCGGAAGGGCTCATACGCCGCGAGGAGTCCCCCTGGCCGCTGCTGGTGGAAGGCGCGCAACGGGCCATCGACCTGCGCCAGGGCGAATTCGCCCAACGGAACGGCAAGCGCGTGCCCGTCGGCGCCCTGGCGCTGGTCGCCGTTCTCGCCGGGGGGCCCAGCTGGCCCAGGACCTGCTGCATCGCCACTGGCTGGAACAGGGCAGCGCCACGCTGCAACAGGCCAACCTCGACGAGTGGCAGCGGCGTTTCCCGGAGGAGCGTCGGGTGGTCGACCTGGGCCGCCAGGTGCAGGCGCGGCTGGTTGCGGCGCAGCGCCCAGCCCAGGGCCTGGCCAACGGCCTGGAAAGCCTGGCCAATAGCTGGAGTGCAGGTGGCGGCAGCCTGGCCCGGGTGCAGCGCCTCGACTACCAGGCCGGCGAAGGCTGGACCTTGCGCGTGGAGGCCGGCTCCTTCGCCGATATCGAACGCCTGCGCGAAGGCCTCGCCAGCCAGGGGCTGGAGGTGCAGGCCGACTCCAGCGTGCGCAGCGCCCAGGGCGTGAGCACGCGCCTGCGCATCGCCGAATGA
- the gspM gene encoding type II secretion system protein GspM — protein sequence MNPLSSLQNRWRQLPARERRALLLLGLFLGPVLAWMLLLQPQRQALHQAEQDYQQALALQADLARLPAARPQATLTAEALPGLLARTSAEARLNIERMDHEGAGRINLGLEGALDDLIGWLRQLQQAGARVASLGLEVSPDGQARARLQVEAGA from the coding sequence ATGAACCCGCTCTCCTCCCTGCAAAACCGCTGGCGCCAGCTGCCCGCCCGTGAGCGTCGGGCACTGCTCCTGCTGGGCCTGTTCCTCGGCCCGGTGCTGGCCTGGATGCTGCTGTTGCAGCCCCAGCGCCAGGCCCTGCACCAGGCTGAACAGGACTACCAGCAGGCCCTGGCCCTGCAGGCCGACCTGGCGCGCCTGCCAGCTGCGCGCCCGCAAGCGACGCTGACCGCCGAAGCCCTCCCCGGCCTGCTGGCACGCACCAGCGCCGAGGCACGGCTGAACATCGAGCGCATGGACCATGAAGGCGCCGGGCGCATCAACCTCGGCCTGGAGGGGGCGCTGGATGACCTGATCGGCTGGCTGCGGCAGTTGCAGCAAGCCGGCGCCCGGGTCGCCAGCCTGGGGCTGGAGGTCAGCCCCGACGGCCAGGCGCGGGCGCGGTTGCAGGTGGAGGCTGGGGCCTAG
- a CDS encoding amidase, translating to MNLSEYAAQDALGLAALIARREVTAAEVRDAALAAFAALNPAINALVEHWDDEPAPAAGPLHGVPFLIKDVGVAMAGRRNELGSRLAEGLVSPADSNLMQRFRQAGLVTLGRTTVPELAASTATESLANGPTRNPWNPQHGAGGSSGGAAAAVAAGLVPVAHATDGGGSIRVPASVTGLFGLKPSRGRVSIGPALDEVWSGLAVQGVLSRSVRDSAALLDAIQGHATGDPYRIPAPVRPYLEEVGREPGPLKIGLLLHPLDGGRSAASIVQATEGLARQLQEMGHRVEAVQPDIGLSWEAFVELNARFWAANTADWIDALAAQTGRPIDASTLEPASLALYELGRGLSAIDLLGAMHMRNTVARRMGEFFTRFDLLLSPILPHLAPPIGEYNRGQETLDGRGWMQRVFRQSPFTALANVTGAPSMSVPLAQDAASGLPIGLQFSADCGREDLLLRLAGQLERALPWASRRPPIWVGRQA from the coding sequence ATGAATCTGTCTGAATACGCCGCTCAGGATGCACTCGGCCTGGCCGCGCTCATCGCCCGCCGCGAGGTGACCGCCGCCGAGGTCAGGGACGCCGCGTTGGCGGCTTTCGCGGCGCTCAACCCCGCGATCAACGCGCTGGTCGAGCACTGGGACGACGAGCCGGCACCTGCCGCCGGGCCGCTGCACGGCGTGCCGTTCCTGATCAAGGACGTGGGCGTGGCCATGGCCGGGCGCCGCAACGAGCTGGGCAGCCGCCTGGCCGAGGGGCTGGTGAGCCCGGCTGATTCCAACCTGATGCAGCGCTTCCGCCAGGCCGGCCTGGTGACCCTGGGCCGCACCACGGTGCCGGAGCTGGCCGCCAGCACCGCCACCGAATCCCTGGCCAACGGCCCCACCCGCAACCCCTGGAACCCGCAGCACGGTGCCGGCGGCTCCAGCGGTGGCGCCGCCGCTGCCGTGGCGGCCGGCCTGGTGCCGGTGGCCCATGCCACCGATGGCGGCGGTTCGATCCGCGTGCCGGCGTCGGTCACCGGCCTGTTCGGCCTCAAGCCCAGCCGCGGGCGGGTGTCCATCGGCCCGGCACTGGACGAGGTATGGAGCGGGCTGGCAGTGCAGGGCGTGCTCAGCCGCTCGGTGCGCGACAGCGCCGCGCTGCTGGATGCCATCCAGGGCCACGCCACCGGCGACCCGTATCGCATCCCCGCGCCCGTGCGGCCCTACCTGGAGGAAGTGGGGCGCGAACCTGGCCCGCTGAAGATCGGGCTGCTGCTGCACCCGCTCGATGGGGGACGCAGCGCGGCGTCCATCGTCCAGGCGACGGAAGGGCTCGCCCGGCAGCTGCAGGAAATGGGGCACCGGGTCGAGGCAGTGCAGCCGGATATCGGTTTGAGCTGGGAGGCCTTCGTCGAACTCAATGCGCGCTTCTGGGCCGCCAACACCGCCGACTGGATCGACGCCCTGGCAGCGCAGACCGGCCGGCCCATCGACGCCAGCACCCTGGAGCCGGCCAGCCTGGCCCTCTATGAGCTGGGCCGCGGCCTCAGCGCCATCGACCTGCTCGGTGCCATGCACATGCGCAACACCGTAGCCCGGCGCATGGGCGAATTCTTCACCCGCTTCGACCTGCTGCTGAGCCCGATCCTGCCGCACCTGGCGCCGCCCATCGGCGAATACAACCGGGGCCAGGAGACGCTGGACGGCCGCGGCTGGATGCAGCGGGTGTTCCGGCAATCGCCCTTCACCGCCCTGGCCAACGTCACCGGTGCCCCCTCCATGTCCGTGCCCCTGGCCCAGGACGCGGCCAGCGGGCTGCCCATCGGCCTGCAGTTCAGCGCCGACTGCGGCCGCGAAGACCTGCTGCTGCGCCTCGCCGGGCAACTGGAACGCGCATTGCCCTGGGCCAGCCGCCGGCCACCGATCTGGGTGGGCCGCCAGGCCTGA
- a CDS encoding TetR/AcrR family transcriptional regulator: MRPERVMRLPPRERIIDAAQELFFNEGITRVTVDAIAAKAESTKMTLYRHFESKDALVLEWIRLHIEQYRDIFERLAQAHTGDARAQLLGFAQFIADDLSTSSYRGCSFTNVIAEIPDDQHPARVLIEAHKQAQFRRLAALCEEAGLADAQEVAEELTYLMEGAQIVSQNKGIERVGEKLLRMVRKKIGA, from the coding sequence ATGCGACCCGAGCGCGTCATGCGCCTGCCCCCTCGCGAACGCATCATCGATGCCGCGCAGGAGCTGTTTTTCAACGAGGGGATCACCCGCGTCACGGTGGACGCCATCGCGGCCAAGGCCGAGTCCACCAAGATGACCCTGTACCGTCACTTCGAATCCAAGGATGCCCTGGTGCTGGAGTGGATCCGCCTGCACATCGAGCAGTACCGCGACATCTTCGAGCGCCTGGCGCAGGCCCACACCGGCGACGCCCGGGCGCAGCTGCTAGGCTTCGCCCAGTTCATCGCCGACGATCTGTCGACCTCCTCCTACCGGGGCTGCTCGTTCACCAACGTGATCGCCGAGATCCCCGACGACCAGCACCCTGCGCGTGTGCTGATCGAGGCGCACAAGCAGGCGCAGTTCCGCCGCCTCGCCGCGCTCTGCGAAGAGGCCGGCCTGGCCGATGCGCAGGAGGTCGCCGAGGAGCTGACCTACCTGATGGAGGGCGCGCAGATCGTCTCGCAGAACAAGGGCATCGAGCGGGTCGGCGAGAAGCTCCTGCGCATGGTGAGGAAGAAGATCGGCGCCTGA
- a CDS encoding SRPBCC family protein — MTEAAPTTISVIRRFRQSAEQVFDAWLDPAIASRFLFATADGEMRVVDIDARVEGSYCIIERRGEEDAEHLGEYLEIERPTRLVFTFGIDRDDPSRDRISLSFTPLGEGCELLLEHEMRPAWAHYATATRDGWNMILGHLARALDTP, encoded by the coding sequence ATGACCGAAGCGGCCCCCACCACCATCAGCGTCATTCGGCGCTTCCGCCAGAGCGCCGAGCAGGTGTTCGACGCCTGGCTCGACCCGGCGATCGCCTCGCGCTTCCTGTTCGCCACGGCGGACGGCGAGATGCGCGTGGTGGACATCGACGCCCGGGTCGAAGGCAGCTACTGCATCATCGAGCGACGCGGCGAGGAGGATGCCGAGCACCTGGGCGAGTACCTGGAGATCGAGCGGCCGACGCGCCTGGTGTTCACCTTCGGCATCGACCGCGACGACCCTTCACGCGACCGCATCAGCCTCAGCTTCACCCCCCTGGGCGAGGGCTGCGAACTGCTGCTGGAGCATGAGATGCGCCCGGCCTGGGCCCACTACGCCACCGCCACCCGCGACGGCTGGAACATGATCCTCGGCCATCTTGCCCGCGCCCTCGACACCCCCTGA
- a CDS encoding AAA family ATPase, producing MNMEHLRALVPAPGGAADFAACLALIPALGELASTPQDPVYHAEGDVWTHTQMVVEALLGQGAYATADADERFVLFIAALLHDIAKPATTVIDDITGKIGQPGHSRRGAIDVRILLWRAGVPFALRERICRIIAVHQLPFFALAGDKSGRSAEFILHKLSWELPVWMLCAVARADMQGRHFHGKQALLDDIELVEQLAEEEGCLRGPKAFVDDYTRVRYFRGARVLPDYPLHREVEGSQVIVLSGLPASGKNSWQAKHQPELPVISFDDAREALGLRHGQNEGAAAHFAIDQAKALLRSRQPFVWNATHLSAQMRKKTLDLLYAYDARVQLVYLEASEAEIRRRNTRRDSSLRNQDIARMLFKWEVPLPTEAEEVLYPG from the coding sequence ATGAACATGGAACACCTGCGGGCCCTGGTGCCCGCCCCCGGCGGCGCAGCGGACTTCGCCGCCTGCCTGGCGCTGATCCCGGCGCTGGGCGAGCTGGCCAGCACCCCGCAAGACCCGGTCTACCACGCCGAAGGCGATGTCTGGACCCACACGCAAATGGTGGTGGAGGCGCTGCTGGGGCAGGGCGCCTACGCCACGGCGGACGCCGACGAGCGCTTCGTGCTGTTCATCGCCGCGCTGCTGCACGACATCGCCAAGCCGGCGACCACGGTGATCGACGACATCACCGGCAAGATCGGCCAGCCCGGCCATTCCCGGCGCGGCGCCATCGACGTGCGCATCCTGCTGTGGCGCGCCGGCGTGCCCTTCGCCTTGCGCGAGCGCATCTGCCGGATCATCGCCGTGCACCAGCTGCCGTTCTTCGCCCTGGCGGGGGACAAGAGCGGGCGTTCGGCGGAATTCATCCTGCACAAGCTGTCCTGGGAGCTGCCGGTGTGGATGCTCTGCGCCGTGGCGCGGGCCGATATGCAGGGCCGTCACTTCCACGGCAAGCAGGCGCTGCTGGACGACATCGAGCTGGTGGAGCAACTGGCTGAGGAGGAGGGCTGCCTGCGCGGGCCCAAGGCCTTCGTCGACGACTACACGCGGGTGCGCTACTTCCGTGGCGCGCGGGTGCTGCCGGACTATCCCCTGCACCGCGAGGTGGAGGGCTCCCAGGTGATCGTGCTGTCCGGGCTGCCGGCCAGCGGCAAGAACTCCTGGCAGGCGAAGCACCAGCCCGAGCTGCCGGTGATCTCCTTCGACGACGCGCGCGAGGCGCTGGGCCTGCGCCATGGCCAGAACGAGGGGGCCGCTGCGCACTTCGCCATCGACCAGGCCAAGGCACTGCTGCGTTCGCGCCAGCCCTTCGTGTGGAACGCCACGCACCTGTCGGCGCAGATGCGCAAGAAGACCCTCGACCTGCTCTACGCCTACGACGCCCGCGTGCAACTGGTGTACCTGGAGGCCAGCGAAGCGGAGATCCGCCGGCGCAACACCCGGCGCGACAGCAGCCTGCGCAACCAGGACATCGCGCGGATGCTGTTCAAATGGGAAGTGCCGCTGCCCACCGAGGCCGAGGAGGTGCTCTACCCCGGCTGA
- a CDS encoding RNA ligase family protein — protein MTDHSCAHAQNLELFKYPRTPHLESSRLQVGDSDADQLAYRELAGCHLVVEEKLDGANAAISFSAGGELLLQSRGHYLIGGGRERQFSQFKQWARAHEHLLLERLEDRYVLFGEVCSKLHSVFYDRLPHLFLEFDIWDRQQRAFLSTRARRALLAGSPVLSVPVLHEGAPPPRLADLLTLVRPSLARSAGWREAFEHTVRREGLDLARAWANGDSSELMEGLYLKIESPEHTLGRVKWVRPDFVQAILDSGIHHSQQPFIPNLLAPGVDLYAPEPVVTWADLAAAQGRHP, from the coding sequence ATGACGGATCATTCCTGCGCCCATGCGCAAAATCTCGAGCTGTTCAAATACCCGCGGACCCCGCACCTCGAATCCTCACGCCTGCAGGTCGGTGACAGCGACGCCGACCAACTGGCCTACCGCGAGCTCGCCGGCTGCCACCTGGTGGTGGAAGAGAAGCTCGATGGCGCCAATGCCGCCATCAGTTTTTCCGCCGGTGGCGAGCTGCTGCTGCAGTCCCGTGGGCACTACCTGATCGGTGGTGGCCGCGAGCGCCAGTTCAGCCAGTTCAAGCAGTGGGCCCGGGCCCACGAGCACCTGCTGCTGGAACGGCTGGAGGACCGCTACGTGCTGTTCGGCGAGGTGTGCAGCAAGCTGCATTCGGTGTTCTACGACCGCCTGCCGCACCTGTTCCTCGAGTTCGACATCTGGGACCGCCAGCAACGGGCCTTCCTTTCCACCCGGGCGCGGCGCGCGCTGCTGGCCGGCAGCCCGGTGCTGTCCGTGCCGGTGCTCCACGAAGGCGCACCGCCGCCCCGGCTGGCGGACCTGCTCACGCTGGTGCGGCCGTCCCTGGCGCGCTCCGCCGGCTGGCGCGAGGCCTTCGAGCACACCGTGCGGCGCGAGGGGCTGGACCTGGCCCGCGCCTGGGCCAACGGCGATAGCTCCGAGCTGATGGAAGGGCTGTACCTGAAGATCGAGAGCCCCGAACACACCCTTGGCCGGGTCAAGTGGGTACGCCCGGACTTCGTCCAGGCCATCCTCGACTCCGGCATCCACCATTCACAGCAGCCGTTCATCCCCAACCTGCTGGCACCGGGCGTCGATCTCTACGCCCCCGAGCCGGTGGTGACCTGGGCCGACCTGGCCGCTGCACAAGGACGACACCCATGA
- a CDS encoding PH domain-containing protein yields the protein MDRIEAALTTLKSLLLTDETVIQSSHQLRLKALKHRREIVVATNMRLIVFIRRVFGGYRMHDIRWQDLQDAAIDENLLPGLFGAVLSLRLYNGTLVRIDGLEPVSARALYVYCQRQEQEWREKNRVRGMEERSGFGFASMPGTTGVAGTAGTAGAPMPNIPMPGTPAFDALFSAAFSGATPGTVSHTTVGSPRTTSSTTVESTVDEGDSFSFQGKGDFGALAGMAKLMNPATASASAEKLAKGMAEAKKQFDAGKLSAAEYESAKAKVLSSL from the coding sequence ATGGACCGGATCGAGGCCGCCCTCACCACCCTCAAGTCCCTGCTGCTCACCGACGAGACCGTCATCCAGAGTTCGCACCAGCTGCGCCTGAAGGCGCTGAAGCACCGGCGGGAGATCGTGGTCGCCACCAACATGCGCCTGATCGTATTCATCCGCCGCGTGTTCGGCGGCTACCGCATGCACGACATCCGCTGGCAGGACCTGCAGGACGCCGCCATCGACGAGAACCTGCTGCCGGGCCTGTTCGGCGCCGTGCTGAGCCTGCGCCTGTACAACGGCACCCTGGTGCGCATCGACGGCCTGGAGCCGGTGAGCGCCCGCGCCCTGTACGTGTACTGCCAGCGGCAGGAACAGGAGTGGCGCGAAAAGAACCGCGTCCGCGGCATGGAAGAGCGCTCGGGGTTCGGCTTTGCCAGCATGCCGGGTACCACCGGCGTTGCCGGAACCGCCGGAACGGCGGGCGCTCCCATGCCCAACATCCCCATGCCGGGAACCCCGGCCTTCGACGCGCTCTTTTCCGCCGCCTTCTCCGGTGCGACGCCTGGCACGGTCAGCCACACGACCGTCGGCTCACCGCGCACCACCAGCAGCACCACCGTCGAAAGCACCGTGGATGAAGGCGACTCCTTCTCCTTCCAGGGCAAGGGGGATTTCGGCGCCCTGGCCGGCATGGCCAAGCTGATGAACCCGGCGACCGCGTCCGCCAGCGCCGAGAAGCTGGCCAAGGGCATGGCCGAGGCGAAGAAGCAGTTCGACGCGGGCAAGCTGTCCGCCGCCGAGTACGAGAGCGCGAAAGCCAAGGTCCTCAGCAGCCTGTGA
- a CDS encoding MFS transporter, which produces MNSTTLPADAARERATTGDDPHCYETDLPARLDRLPWGRFHTLLVMALGITWLLDGLEVTLAGSVAGALKDSPVLHLTNAEVGLAGGMYIAGAVLGALFFGWLTDRIGRRKMFFLTLAVYISATAATAFAWNMWSFMLFRFLTGAGIGGEYSAINSTIQEFTPARFRGWVDLGINGTFWVGAALGAVGSVILLDPDILGGDMGWRLCFGIGAALGLVILLMRLWLPESPRWLMIHNRPKEALAIIDDIEARFRREGHELSSVDHLPKMRLRGRDHTPLNEVFHTLFNVHRRRAIVSLSLLTSQAFFYNAIFFTYALVLTDFYDVPSENVGWYILPFALGNFCGPLLLGRLFDHVGRRVMISGTYIISGVLLTLSGYLFQQEMLDATQQTLAWMVIFFFASAAASSAYLTVAETFPLEIRALAIAVFYAFGTGLGGIVGPLLFGQLIESAERSNVFIGYLIGAALMVGAGLVQAFWGVAAERQPLESVAAPLSQVDEVPRTA; this is translated from the coding sequence ATGAACTCGACCACCCTGCCCGCCGATGCCGCCCGGGAACGCGCGACCACGGGCGACGACCCGCACTGCTACGAGACCGACCTGCCGGCGCGCCTGGACCGCCTGCCCTGGGGCCGCTTCCATACGCTGCTGGTGATGGCCCTGGGCATCACCTGGCTGCTGGACGGGCTGGAGGTGACGCTGGCGGGCTCGGTGGCCGGCGCGCTGAAGGACAGCCCCGTGCTGCACCTGACCAACGCCGAAGTGGGCCTGGCCGGCGGCATGTACATCGCCGGAGCAGTGCTGGGGGCGCTGTTCTTCGGCTGGCTCACCGACCGCATCGGCCGGCGCAAGATGTTCTTCCTCACCCTGGCCGTGTACATCAGCGCCACCGCCGCCACCGCCTTCGCCTGGAACATGTGGAGCTTCATGCTGTTCCGCTTCCTTACCGGCGCCGGCATCGGCGGCGAGTATTCGGCCATCAACTCGACCATCCAGGAGTTCACCCCGGCGCGCTTCCGTGGCTGGGTGGACCTGGGCATCAACGGCACCTTCTGGGTCGGCGCGGCCCTGGGCGCGGTGGGTTCGGTGATCCTGCTGGACCCGGACATCCTCGGCGGCGACATGGGCTGGCGCCTGTGCTTCGGCATCGGTGCGGCGCTGGGCCTGGTGATCCTGCTGATGCGCCTGTGGCTGCCGGAAAGCCCGCGCTGGCTGATGATCCACAACCGGCCCAAGGAGGCCCTGGCGATCATCGACGACATCGAGGCGCGCTTCCGCCGCGAGGGCCATGAGCTTTCCAGCGTCGATCACCTGCCGAAGATGCGCCTGCGCGGCCGCGACCACACGCCGCTGAACGAGGTGTTCCACACCCTGTTCAACGTGCACCGGCGCCGCGCCATCGTCAGCCTGAGCCTGCTCACCAGCCAGGCGTTCTTCTACAACGCCATCTTTTTCACCTATGCCCTGGTGCTGACCGACTTCTACGACGTGCCCAGCGAGAACGTGGGCTGGTACATCCTGCCCTTCGCCCTGGGCAACTTCTGCGGGCCGCTGCTGCTCGGCCGGCTGTTCGACCATGTAGGGCGGCGGGTGATGATCAGCGGCACCTACATCATCTCCGGCGTGCTGCTGACCCTGAGCGGCTACCTGTTCCAGCAGGAGATGCTCGACGCCACCCAGCAGACCCTCGCCTGGATGGTGATCTTCTTCTTCGCCTCGGCAGCGGCCAGCTCGGCCTACCTGACGGTGGCGGAGACCTTCCCGCTGGAGATCCGCGCCCTGGCCATCGCCGTGTTCTACGCCTTCGGCACCGGCTTGGGCGGCATCGTCGGCCCGCTGCTGTTCGGCCAGTTGATCGAGAGCGCCGAGCGCAGCAACGTGTTCATCGGCTACCTGATCGGTGCCGCGCTGATGGTCGGCGCCGGCCTGGTGCAGGCGTTCTGGGGCGTGGCAGCGGAGCGCCAGCCGCTGGAAAGCGTGGCGGCGCCGCTGTCCCAGGTGGACGAGGTGCCGCGCACGGCCTGA
- a CDS encoding GFA family protein, whose translation MHLEGSCHCRAVSFSLDSTHPYPYQRCYCSICRKTQGGGGYAINLSGDAQSLKVTGRKHISVYHARLKEEGDKRAHASTAERHFCSLCGSGLWLFSPEWPELIHPFASAIDTPLPVPPEHTHLMLGSKAEWVEVEAGAKDQRFDLYPQESIAQWHQRLGLEG comes from the coding sequence ATGCACCTGGAAGGCTCCTGCCATTGCCGAGCCGTGTCCTTCAGCCTGGACAGCACCCACCCCTATCCCTACCAGCGCTGCTACTGCTCCATCTGCCGCAAGACCCAGGGCGGCGGTGGCTATGCCATCAACCTCTCCGGGGATGCGCAGAGCCTGAAGGTCACCGGGCGCAAGCACATCAGCGTCTACCACGCGCGGCTCAAGGAGGAGGGCGACAAGCGCGCCCATGCCAGCACCGCCGAGCGGCATTTCTGCTCGCTGTGCGGCAGCGGGCTGTGGCTGTTCAGCCCGGAATGGCCGGAACTGATCCACCCCTTCGCCTCGGCCATCGACACGCCCCTGCCGGTGCCGCCGGAGCACACCCACCTGATGCTCGGCTCGAAAGCCGAATGGGTGGAGGTGGAGGCCGGCGCCAAGGACCAGCGCTTCGACCTCTACCCGCAGGAGTCCATCGCCCAGTGGCACCAGCGCCTGGGCCTGGAGGGCTGA
- a CDS encoding IS110 family transposase, with protein MPSVIGIDIAKHTFDIATLQANGKYRTKAKLANSEAGFRTLQEWLNKHSEAGAWVVMEATGIHHEALAEWLLEQRYRVCVLNPAQIAHYARSQLQRVKTDKVDAKLIAEYGERHQDELRPWQPEPRAIRRLKALMRRLADLQEIQQMESNRLEVADTSVQESIRSVLRHIEQQIEETLKAINDHIDNDPDLRGKRDLLTSIDGIADKTAALILAELGDPHRFTSSRAITAFAGLNPRLQESGKYRGQTRISKMGSSRLRAGLYMPAVCALQHNGAIKAMRERLRAKGKTGMQIICAAMRKLLNIAYGVLKSGQPYDVKLALAH; from the coding sequence ATGCCCAGTGTCATTGGTATCGACATTGCCAAGCATACGTTCGATATCGCCACCCTGCAGGCGAACGGCAAGTACCGCACCAAGGCCAAGTTGGCCAACAGCGAGGCGGGCTTTCGCACGCTGCAGGAGTGGCTGAACAAGCACAGCGAGGCGGGTGCCTGGGTCGTGATGGAAGCCACCGGCATCCACCATGAAGCCCTGGCCGAATGGCTGCTGGAACAGCGCTATCGGGTCTGCGTCCTCAACCCTGCGCAGATCGCCCACTACGCCCGCAGTCAGCTGCAGCGCGTGAAAACTGACAAGGTCGACGCCAAGCTGATCGCCGAATACGGCGAGCGCCACCAAGATGAGCTACGGCCCTGGCAGCCTGAACCTCGCGCCATACGGCGCCTGAAAGCACTGATGCGGCGCCTGGCAGATCTGCAGGAAATCCAGCAGATGGAGAGCAATCGCCTGGAGGTGGCCGATACCAGCGTGCAGGAGTCGATCCGCTCAGTGTTGCGGCACATCGAGCAACAGATCGAGGAAACCCTCAAAGCCATCAACGACCACATCGACAATGACCCGGATCTGCGTGGCAAACGTGATCTGTTGACCAGCATCGATGGCATCGCGGACAAGACAGCCGCCCTGATCCTGGCGGAGCTGGGCGACCCTCATCGCTTCACCAGCAGCCGCGCGATTACCGCCTTTGCCGGACTCAACCCGCGTTTGCAGGAGTCTGGTAAGTACCGGGGGCAGACCCGCATTTCCAAGATGGGCTCATCGCGGCTGCGTGCTGGGCTGTACATGCCTGCCGTTTGCGCCCTGCAGCACAACGGGGCGATCAAAGCGATGAGAGAACGCCTCAGAGCCAAGGGCAAGACCGGCATGCAGATCATCTGCGCAGCGATGCGTAAGCTGCTGAACATCGCTTATGGCGTCTTGAAATCGGGCCAGCCGTACGACGTAAAACTGGCCCTTGCTCACTAG
- a CDS encoding nucleoside deaminase translates to MDAFMQAAIDEARQGLAEGGIPIGSVIVHKGRIIGRGHNRRVQEGSAIRHGEMDAFENAGRQPASVYREAVLYTTLSPCSMCSGAILLYGIPRIIVGENRTFLGEEELLRSRGVEVEVLQDATCIALMEEFIEARPELWNEDIGE, encoded by the coding sequence ATGGACGCATTCATGCAGGCCGCCATCGACGAAGCCCGCCAGGGCCTGGCCGAAGGCGGCATTCCCATCGGCTCGGTCATCGTCCACAAGGGCCGTATCATCGGCCGTGGCCACAACCGCCGGGTGCAGGAAGGCAGTGCCATCCGCCACGGTGAAATGGACGCCTTCGAAAACGCCGGCCGCCAGCCCGCCAGCGTCTACCGCGAAGCGGTGCTCTACACCACGCTGTCGCCGTGCTCCATGTGCAGCGGCGCGATCCTCCTTTACGGCATCCCGCGCATCATCGTCGGCGAGAACCGCACCTTCCTCGGTGAGGAAGAACTGCTGCGCTCCCGCGGCGTCGAGGTCGAGGTGCTGCAGGACGCCACCTGCATCGCCCTGATGGAAGAATTCATCGAGGCCCGCCCGGAACTCTGGAACGAAGACATCGGCGAATAA